The sequence below is a genomic window from Nocardia fluminea.
ATCGAGCGTGGCCCGCACCGCGCCGCAACTGTCGTGCCCGAGCACCACGATCAGTGGCACGTTCAGCACCTCGACTCCGTATTCGATGGATCCGAGCACGCTGGCGTCCACGACGTGTCCGGCGGTGCGGACGACGAACATGTCCCCGAGCCCCTGATCGAAAATGATCTCCGCGGCCACCCGGGAATCGCCGCACCCGAACAGAATCGCCGAGGGCGTCTGCCCCGATGCCAGCTTCGCCCGATCCGCTGCGCCCTGGTTGGGATGATGCAACCGGCCCTCGACGAAGCGATCGTTACCCTCGCGCAGGGCCTTCCAAGCGGTGATAGGAGACAATTCACTCATACGCCCCATTATGCACACCGTTTACTCGGGCCTTCGGAGCGCGGAATCGGGCGAACGCAGCACTGTGACCACAGCGTCACCGCGATGGCCCCGTCTCTTGGACCCAACCGACCGGCCGCCAATCTCACCGCTTGCGGTGCCGGCGCCCGAAGTCCTGCGGGCGGTTCACGCGGCGGCTGGTGAGGCGGCAGGCTGGTTCCTTGCATCTGGGAAGGCGACATCGGGGGCACTGATTCGCAGAGCCGCGCCTGCGGCCCGTGAGGAACGTTCACGCCGAGCCGACAAGGACTTGACGGCCACGCCGCCAACCAATGACGGGGGTTCTATATGCATGCATAGCAATATATGCAATAATAGTTTGCGATGGCTCTCCAGGGAGTCGTCGGGTGAAGCAATGGAGGTGCCGCTATGCGGGTTCTGATTTCCGGTGCCAGTATCGCTGGTCCTGTGCTGGCCTATTGGTTGAGCAAGTACGGCTTCGAGGTCACCGTGGTCGAGCGGGCACCTTCGCCGCGCAAGACAGGCGGTCACGCAGTCGACCTGTTCCGGCCCGCGATGCAGGTGGTGGGGAAG
It includes:
- a CDS encoding carbonic anhydrase gives rise to the protein MSELSPITAWKALREGNDRFVEGRLHHPNQGAADRAKLASGQTPSAILFGCGDSRVAAEIIFDQGLGDMFVVRTAGHVVDASVLGSIEYGVEVLNVPLIVVLGHDSCGAVRATLDALDTGAVPGGFIRSVVERVTPSILLGRREGLSSADELEARHVAETADLLRQRSQIISDRIAAGKCAIACVTYTLADGKAKLNRVLGNIGELE